A window of the Drosophila simulans strain w501 chromosome 2L, Prin_Dsim_3.1, whole genome shotgun sequence genome harbors these coding sequences:
- the LOC6732483 gene encoding uncharacterized protein LOC6732483 isoform X1, with translation MRFPQNAYQTALTTILLAITLEMTAALRDVRVRVPHAVRRSEKAILKCFYDIEDDSLYSVKWYKGRREFYRYTPKETPPMKVFHFPGVKVRRVSSNESQVVLDAVTMATSGKYSCEVSADAPSFHTLIAAAELEVIETPHNAPFITGIRPRYRVGDILRGNCTSRHSRPAANLTWTVNNEEVNPALVRHHKILRDARNDMETAVVGIHFVVTDQHFDNGKLKLRCSAQLHDVYWKTTEKIILETDLFPKHGNGANGNHVNPDDFYDQYALHEDHLHNKKNSYLTQLQEFFFYHFVPSGEEDDGTEGGLGDGGAAWRGAGSSSSRLSPSSSQSCWMVGGSLMAVLSWTLARQLVTPLQAMMTKTGGATCNMSGRCTSRRTRPHGMRVSATKQKQKQRQRQMQQEHRKSCLRVSKSSWKGRGYVCGCGFGRINSRCIRQLT, from the exons AGATGACCGCAGCTTTACGGGATGTCCGGGTTCGAGTTCCCCACGCGGTGAGGCGCAGTGAAAAGGCCATACTGAAATGCTTCTATGACATCGAAGATGACAGTCTATACTCGGTGAAATGGTACAAGGGCAGACGAGAGTTCTATCGTTACACTCCGAAGGAAACGCCGCCCATGAAGGTCTTTCACTTCCCAGGAGTCAAAGTGAGA CGCGTGTCCTCGAACGAGAGCCAAGTGGTGCTCGATGCGGTAACAATGGCTACATCCGGTAAATACAGTTGCGAAGTATCGGCGGATGCGCCCTCATTTCATACATTAATAGCGGCAGCAGAATTGGAAGTTATTG AAACGCCCCACAATGCGCCATTCATAACGGGCATACGTCCTCGGTACCGGGTCGGCGACATATTGCGAGGTAATTGCACATCGCGACACTCGCGGCCGGCGGCCAATCTCACATGGACAGTGAATAATGAAGAG GTAAATCCTGCCCTAGTGCGACACCATAAAATACTTCGTGATGCTCGTAATGACATGGAAACTGCTGTTGTGGGCATTCACTTTGTAGTCACCGATCAACACTTTGATAATGGAAAGCTAAAG CTCCGCTGCAGTGCCCAATTGCACGATGTCTATTGGAAGACCACCGAAAAGATTATCCTCGAAACAGATCTTTTTCCAAAACACGGAAACGGTGCCAATGGAAATCATGTGAATCCCGACGATTTCTATGATCAATATGCTCTGCACGAGGATCATTTGCACAATAAAAAGAACAGCTATCTGACGCAGCTACAGG AATTCTTTTTCTATCATTTTGTACCCTCAGGCGAAGAAGACGACGGAACCGAGGGCGGATTAGGGGATGGAGGAGCCGCTTGGCGAGGCGCCGGTTCGTCCAGTTCCCGCCTGAGTCCGAGCTCAAGTCAATCCTGTTGGATGGTCGGTGGATCGCTAATGGCGGTGCTCAGTTGGACGCTGGCCAGGCAATTAGTGACGCCGTTGCAGGCGATGATGACAAAGACCGGCGGTGCAACGTGCAACATGAGCGGAAGGTGCACCAGCCGGCGGACAAGACCCCATGGAATGCGGGTCAGCgcaacaaagcaaaagcagaagcaaaggcaaaggcaaatgcAGCAGGAGCATCGCAAGTCCTGCCTGCGGGTGTCGAAAAGCAGCTGGAAAGGACGTGGATATGTGTGCGGATGTGGATTCGGCAGGATCAACAGCAGATGTATCAGGCAATTAACATGA
- the LOC6732483 gene encoding uncharacterized protein LOC6732483 isoform X2, which yields MRFPQNAYQTALTTILLAITLEMTAALRDVRVRVPHAVRRSEKAILKCFYDIEDDSLYSVKWYKGRREFYRYTPKETPPMKVFHFPGVKVRRVSSNESQVVLDAVTMATSGKYSCEVSADAPSFHTLIAAAELEVIETPHNAPFITGIRPRYRVGDILRGNCTSRHSRPAANLTWTVNNEEVNPALVRHHKILRDARNDMETAVVGIHFVVTDQHFDNGKLKLRCSAQLHDVYWKTTEKIILETDLFPKHGNGANGNHVNPDDFYDQYALHEDHLHNKKNSYLTQLQGEEDDGTEGGLGDGGAAWRGAGSSSSRLSPSSSQSCWMVGGSLMAVLSWTLARQLVTPLQAMMTKTGGATCNMSGRCTSRRTRPHGMRVSATKQKQKQRQRQMQQEHRKSCLRVSKSSWKGRGYVCGCGFGRINSRCIRQLT from the exons AGATGACCGCAGCTTTACGGGATGTCCGGGTTCGAGTTCCCCACGCGGTGAGGCGCAGTGAAAAGGCCATACTGAAATGCTTCTATGACATCGAAGATGACAGTCTATACTCGGTGAAATGGTACAAGGGCAGACGAGAGTTCTATCGTTACACTCCGAAGGAAACGCCGCCCATGAAGGTCTTTCACTTCCCAGGAGTCAAAGTGAGA CGCGTGTCCTCGAACGAGAGCCAAGTGGTGCTCGATGCGGTAACAATGGCTACATCCGGTAAATACAGTTGCGAAGTATCGGCGGATGCGCCCTCATTTCATACATTAATAGCGGCAGCAGAATTGGAAGTTATTG AAACGCCCCACAATGCGCCATTCATAACGGGCATACGTCCTCGGTACCGGGTCGGCGACATATTGCGAGGTAATTGCACATCGCGACACTCGCGGCCGGCGGCCAATCTCACATGGACAGTGAATAATGAAGAG GTAAATCCTGCCCTAGTGCGACACCATAAAATACTTCGTGATGCTCGTAATGACATGGAAACTGCTGTTGTGGGCATTCACTTTGTAGTCACCGATCAACACTTTGATAATGGAAAGCTAAAG CTCCGCTGCAGTGCCCAATTGCACGATGTCTATTGGAAGACCACCGAAAAGATTATCCTCGAAACAGATCTTTTTCCAAAACACGGAAACGGTGCCAATGGAAATCATGTGAATCCCGACGATTTCTATGATCAATATGCTCTGCACGAGGATCATTTGCACAATAAAAAGAACAGCTATCTGACGCAGCTACAGG GCGAAGAAGACGACGGAACCGAGGGCGGATTAGGGGATGGAGGAGCCGCTTGGCGAGGCGCCGGTTCGTCCAGTTCCCGCCTGAGTCCGAGCTCAAGTCAATCCTGTTGGATGGTCGGTGGATCGCTAATGGCGGTGCTCAGTTGGACGCTGGCCAGGCAATTAGTGACGCCGTTGCAGGCGATGATGACAAAGACCGGCGGTGCAACGTGCAACATGAGCGGAAGGTGCACCAGCCGGCGGACAAGACCCCATGGAATGCGGGTCAGCgcaacaaagcaaaagcagaagcaaaggcaaaggcaaatgcAGCAGGAGCATCGCAAGTCCTGCCTGCGGGTGTCGAAAAGCAGCTGGAAAGGACGTGGATATGTGTGCGGATGTGGATTCGGCAGGATCAACAGCAGATGTATCAGGCAATTAACATGA